The Hymenobacter sp. GOD-10R genome includes a window with the following:
- a CDS encoding geranylgeranylglycerol-phosphate geranylgeranyltransferase: MPYSASSSSPSSWVLASGLKGARQLLLLVRFPNLLLMALCLLLVRTCLLHAPLLEIRFGLMLLAALCIAAAGYIINDYYDVKIDAINRPDRLIVGRLVNRRQAMLAHLILSGEGVVVAGALSPLLGLVNLGSALLLWGYSARFKRLPLVGNLAIALLTAALVLLPELQLRTGHLTVWVYALAAFLLTMVREIIKDVEDMRGDAQHDCRTLPIVWGIIRTKWVTGFFLMSLLVLVTGAAWNALSHDKLGLGLWLVVAVIVPLIGLGRLLVRADRRRNFTRLSTWCKGVMLAGVLSMSWMAFS, from the coding sequence ATGCCTTACTCCGCTTCCTCTTCTTCGCCGTCCTCTTGGGTGCTGGCGTCTGGATTAAAAGGCGCGCGACAACTACTGCTACTGGTACGCTTTCCCAACTTGCTGCTAATGGCTCTGTGCTTGCTGCTGGTTCGCACGTGCCTACTGCATGCGCCTCTGCTGGAGATACGTTTCGGATTGATGTTGCTTGCTGCCTTGTGCATCGCAGCAGCAGGCTATATCATCAATGATTACTATGATGTGAAGATTGACGCCATCAACCGGCCCGACCGCCTAATCGTTGGTCGGTTAGTTAATCGGCGACAGGCAATGCTTGCGCATTTGATACTCTCAGGGGAGGGGGTGGTGGTAGCAGGCGCGTTGTCGCCCTTGCTAGGTCTTGTGAACCTAGGTTCCGCGTTGCTCCTGTGGGGGTACTCGGCACGATTCAAGCGGCTGCCGCTGGTCGGGAACCTAGCTATTGCGTTGCTCACCGCTGCATTGGTGCTCTTACCGGAGCTGCAACTGCGCACTGGGCATCTGACCGTATGGGTCTATGCATTAGCGGCCTTCTTATTGACGATGGTGCGCGAAATTATTAAGGATGTGGAAGATATGCGCGGTGATGCTCAGCACGACTGCCGGACATTGCCTATTGTTTGGGGAATTATCCGGACGAAGTGGGTGACGGGCTTTTTTCTGATGAGCTTGCTGGTCTTAGTGACCGGAGCAGCTTGGAATGCGCTTTCGCACGACAAGCTGGGGCTAGGGCTGTGGTTGGTAGTAGCCGTAATTGTTCCTTTGATCGGCTTAGGGCGTCTACTCGTACGAGCCGACCGGCGGCGGAATTTTACTCGCCTGAGCACTTGGTGTAAAGGAGTGATGCTAGCTGGGGTCCTATCGATGAGTTGGATGGCGTTCAGCTAG
- a CDS encoding cold-shock protein — translation MKTGTVKFFNESKGYGFITEDATKEDFFVHVTGLNGGQIQQNDRVEFDTQEGRKGVNAINVKKL, via the coding sequence ATGAAAACAGGAACCGTAAAATTCTTTAATGAGTCGAAGGGCTACGGCTTCATTACAGAAGACGCTACGAAGGAAGATTTCTTCGTGCACGTAACCGGCCTTAACGGGGGCCAGATTCAGCAAAACGACCGTGTGGAATTCGACACGCAGGAAGGTCGTAAAGGCGTTAACGCTATCAATGTAAAAAAGCTGTAA
- a CDS encoding 3-deoxy-D-manno-octulosonate 8-phosphate phosphatase → MSLPDLSAVRAFVLDVDGVLTDGTLLALNSGEQARTFHIRDGYAIRHAVAKGYRIVVISGREEEGVRRRLESLDVHDIYLGVADKMKIFNNYINLNRLDPMYIAYMGDDMPDVEVMRRCGVAACPSDAATDVAAISNYVASLPGGKGAVRELIEAVMKAQNTW, encoded by the coding sequence ATGAGTCTTCCTGATTTATCCGCTGTTCGAGCTTTTGTTCTTGATGTGGATGGTGTACTAACAGACGGTACACTGCTAGCTCTCAATTCCGGCGAGCAAGCCCGAACCTTTCATATTCGGGATGGATACGCTATTCGGCATGCCGTGGCTAAAGGCTACCGAATTGTCGTGATTTCAGGGCGGGAAGAGGAAGGGGTACGCCGCCGATTGGAGTCGCTGGATGTGCACGACATCTACCTAGGTGTAGCCGATAAGATGAAGATCTTCAACAACTACATCAATCTGAACCGGCTTGACCCTATGTACATTGCTTACATGGGCGATGATATGCCGGATGTGGAGGTGATGCGTCGGTGTGGCGTGGCTGCTTGCCCCAGCGATGCTGCCACTGATGTTGCGGCCATCAGCAACTATGTTGCGAGCTTACCCGGCGGAAAAGGAGCGGTACGTGAGTTAATTGAGGCCGTTATGAAGGCGCAAAACACCTGGTAA
- the iscX gene encoding Fe-S cluster assembly protein IscX, protein MNHFEPPIQWGDHEDIAMALYEKFGDDFTEAKIYRIRFTELLEWILSLPNFAGTREQATEGHLEQVQAKWVYEWRDNQ, encoded by the coding sequence ATGAACCATTTTGAGCCACCCATCCAATGGGGCGACCATGAAGATATTGCCATGGCGCTCTACGAGAAATTTGGGGACGACTTTACGGAGGCTAAAATCTATCGTATTCGCTTCACAGAATTGCTGGAGTGGATTCTAAGCCTACCCAACTTTGCTGGTACGCGTGAGCAGGCCACCGAAGGACACCTTGAGCAAGTTCAAGCGAAATGGGTGTACGAATGGCGTGACAACCAATAA
- a CDS encoding 2Fe-2S iron-sulfur cluster-binding protein yields MQVANITFQFQDGQLSQTHVAAQGESVLDVALNNGIQLQHNCGGVCGCSTCHVYVVKGEDYLPEISDKEEDFIDRAVNPRINSRLACQCVIQTSQEVVILVPPQDFLGH; encoded by the coding sequence GTGCAAGTCGCCAATATTACTTTTCAGTTTCAGGACGGCCAACTTTCCCAAACGCACGTTGCGGCCCAAGGGGAATCGGTGCTGGACGTCGCCCTCAACAACGGGATTCAACTGCAGCATAACTGCGGTGGCGTTTGTGGGTGTAGCACCTGCCACGTGTACGTAGTGAAGGGCGAAGACTATTTGCCTGAAATTTCCGACAAAGAGGAAGACTTCATTGACCGGGCCGTCAACCCACGGATCAACTCACGGCTAGCATGCCAGTGCGTTATCCAGACCTCCCAAGAAGTAGTCATTCTTGTGCCCCCGCAAGACTTCTTGGGCCACTAA
- a CDS encoding Rossmann-like and DUF2520 domain-containing protein, producing MLTIVLVGTGRVATQLGPALMHAGHQVTYVWSRTLAGAERLATELPGAEAGNSLDLRAYPADLYLVAVPDAAIPAVLAEARFPSGALVAHTSGTVPLQAFAPYKDLRGGVFYPLQTFSLGRQVDWQMVPLCIEATDAASEATLLALGHELSQQVARVATPQRQALHVAAVFACNFTNHLLGISHALLTEADLSFSLLAPLVQETIDKAFLHPPFSVQTGPAARGDEPTLASHQAALAAHPRWLALYKVLTDSIKAEALDDATNNEEPLQL from the coding sequence ATGCTCACGATAGTACTAGTAGGAACCGGTCGGGTCGCCACTCAGCTAGGTCCGGCGCTCATGCATGCTGGTCATCAGGTTACCTATGTTTGGAGCCGCACGCTAGCAGGTGCCGAGCGGCTAGCAACCGAGCTGCCAGGGGCGGAAGCTGGTAATAGTCTCGATCTGCGTGCCTACCCTGCTGACCTTTACCTAGTTGCTGTACCCGACGCAGCCATACCTGCTGTTCTGGCTGAAGCTAGGTTCCCGAGTGGCGCCTTGGTGGCGCACACTTCTGGAACGGTACCACTACAAGCATTCGCTCCCTACAAGGACCTACGCGGTGGGGTGTTCTACCCATTGCAAACCTTTAGCCTAGGTAGGCAAGTAGACTGGCAGATGGTACCACTATGCATTGAAGCCACAGATGCTGCCAGCGAAGCCACACTGCTGGCTTTAGGGCACGAGCTAAGTCAGCAGGTAGCGCGTGTTGCCACGCCTCAACGGCAAGCGTTGCATGTAGCGGCGGTGTTTGCCTGCAACTTTACCAACCACCTGCTAGGTATCAGCCATGCCTTGCTCACCGAAGCAGACTTATCGTTTTCGTTGTTAGCTCCCTTGGTGCAGGAAACCATCGATAAAGCCTTTTTACATCCGCCTTTTTCTGTGCAGACGGGTCCGGCTGCTCGCGGCGATGAGCCCACCCTAGCTAGTCACCAGGCTGCATTGGCTGCTCACCCTCGTTGGTTGGCGCTATATAAAGTGCTGACCGATAGCATTAAGGCAGAAGCTTTAGACGATGCCACAAACAATGAGGAGCCGTTACAGCTTTGA
- a CDS encoding T9SS-dependent choice-of-anchor J family protein — MKQFYIWKSLQSYWKQVALAAACSVGLGTAQAQDASVLTIHTLGKLATPSSLPHAVAAAVRNTGTSALTNQSVTLTVTGANTFTSTKTISTLAAGATSLVTFDPYPAALALGTNTVTVSVPADANNTNNTQTYEQQVTTTRVTQIDVTKPYVVTGVGVSSTAPGGALATKFTTSLPVTLNEAKITFVNAGTAGTLYQVQVFDAAGAGSTPGTALYTSPTQTRPTIAGTTGQLSTATVSLPSVAVTGSYYLAIREVGTASGGPANVGVAYQLEDPLRASTSFYQIAAGGAWTDVGTTTLRTRLALEVTIGGAVTCGYPTNVAVSNLTTTSATVAFTGPSGVTSFSLIYGPYGFNPATGGTVLPATASPVTISGLAPGTRYQVYVRSNCGGTAGQSVLSDQATFSTLATCLPPTAVTIGSITGTTATVTLTGPTNGSGFTYWVVPRGAPAPTTGGTTVAGSPISLTGLASSTNYDFYVRANCGSTDRSTLVGPIAFSTSCVNPVVTAPYLENFDAVAVNTLPCGITVADINADARTWAVTADATGSAPNAMRYTYSSNNPADDWFFTPPIAMQAGRRYQLQFRYRAQSATFPEGLEVKFGATTTPAGQTTTIFSNTNIINSTYVTATSGQAAGQVAPIVAPTSGNYYIGFHAISAVDQFYLWVDDVSISQVLATNSPEFDRAISVYPNPSSGVFMLDAHATNSKGAMQVEVTNLLGQLVHTASLVNNRDQQPVDLSKLAAGIYHMKVKSGDEYTMRKLVIE, encoded by the coding sequence ATGAAACAATTTTACATTTGGAAGAGCCTCCAGTCATACTGGAAGCAAGTAGCCTTAGCTGCCGCTTGCAGTGTTGGTTTGGGCACAGCGCAAGCACAAGATGCGAGTGTGCTGACGATCCACACGCTCGGTAAGCTTGCCACGCCATCTTCGTTGCCGCATGCGGTAGCAGCAGCCGTCCGAAACACGGGCACTTCGGCTCTCACCAACCAATCTGTAACGCTCACGGTAACCGGGGCGAATACCTTCACCAGCACCAAGACTATTAGCACGCTAGCGGCAGGTGCTACCTCGCTAGTTACCTTCGATCCGTATCCCGCTGCTCTAGCCCTGGGAACGAATACTGTAACGGTCAGTGTGCCCGCTGATGCCAACAACACCAACAATACTCAGACGTACGAACAGCAGGTAACCACCACTCGAGTTACGCAGATTGACGTAACCAAACCTTACGTTGTCACTGGGGTTGGGGTGAGCAGCACAGCACCCGGTGGGGCACTGGCAACAAAGTTCACGACGAGCCTACCTGTTACCCTGAACGAGGCGAAGATAACGTTTGTAAATGCGGGTACTGCAGGCACCTTATATCAAGTACAAGTATTCGATGCAGCTGGTGCAGGCAGTACGCCTGGCACAGCCTTGTATACGTCGCCGACCCAAACGCGCCCCACTATCGCAGGCACCACTGGTCAGCTGAGCACCGCAACTGTTTCGCTTCCTTCCGTAGCCGTTACGGGTTCTTATTACCTAGCAATCCGCGAAGTAGGCACGGCATCTGGTGGGCCAGCGAATGTGGGCGTGGCGTACCAGCTCGAAGATCCACTGCGCGCTAGCACATCTTTCTACCAGATTGCGGCTGGCGGAGCCTGGACAGACGTAGGCACAACCACTCTACGAACGCGCCTAGCATTGGAAGTAACTATCGGTGGCGCTGTTACCTGCGGCTACCCAACCAACGTAGCTGTTTCCAATCTGACAACTACTAGTGCTACCGTAGCCTTCACAGGCCCAAGCGGCGTTACCAGCTTTAGCTTGATTTATGGTCCTTATGGGTTTAACCCTGCCACCGGTGGTACGGTACTCCCAGCCACGGCATCGCCCGTTACGATCAGTGGCCTAGCTCCGGGCACACGTTACCAAGTATACGTACGCTCAAACTGCGGCGGCACAGCTGGCCAGAGCGTTCTGAGCGACCAAGCTACCTTTTCGACCCTCGCTACTTGCTTGCCGCCCACGGCTGTTACAATCGGCAGTATTACCGGCACAACTGCTACCGTCACTTTAACTGGACCAACCAATGGCTCTGGTTTTACTTACTGGGTAGTGCCTAGAGGTGCTCCTGCCCCTACCACGGGCGGCACGACCGTGGCAGGTTCGCCTATCAGCCTGACTGGCCTGGCTTCTAGCACCAATTATGACTTTTACGTCCGCGCCAACTGTGGTAGCACCGACCGGAGTACGTTAGTAGGTCCTATTGCCTTTTCTACCTCTTGTGTCAATCCCGTCGTCACGGCTCCTTACCTCGAGAACTTCGATGCAGTTGCTGTTAATACGCTCCCCTGCGGCATTACGGTAGCCGATATCAACGCGGACGCCCGAACCTGGGCTGTAACAGCTGATGCTACTGGCTCAGCTCCGAACGCCATGCGCTATACTTATAGCTCCAACAACCCTGCTGATGACTGGTTCTTCACTCCTCCCATTGCTATGCAGGCTGGAAGGCGTTATCAGCTCCAGTTCAGATACCGTGCACAGTCGGCAACTTTCCCGGAAGGCTTGGAGGTAAAGTTTGGCGCTACAACAACACCAGCTGGCCAGACAACCACCATCTTCAGCAATACGAACATCATCAACAGCACGTACGTCACGGCAACATCGGGGCAAGCGGCTGGGCAAGTAGCCCCCATTGTAGCACCAACTAGTGGCAACTACTACATCGGCTTCCACGCCATTAGCGCTGTTGACCAATTCTATTTGTGGGTTGACGACGTTAGCATCTCGCAAGTGCTGGCAACCAACTCCCCCGAATTTGACCGGGCTATCAGCGTGTATCCGAACCCAAGCAGCGGGGTATTTATGCTCGATGCGCACGCAACCAACTCCAAAGGAGCTATGCAAGTCGAGGTGACCAATTTGCTCGGCCAACTGGTACATACGGCAAGCTTGGTAAACAACCGTGACCAGCAGCCAGTAGATTTATCAAAGCTAGCAGCCGGCATTTACCACATGAAGGTGAAGAGCGGTGACGAATACACGATGCGCAAGCTTGTAATCGAATAA